The Candidatus Manganitrophaceae bacterium genomic interval GAGGCCCATTCCCACGAGCCGGACAGGGCCTTTTTTTTTTGAAAAGTTCGCTTCTAATAGTCCAATCGCCGCCTTTAAGAAATCCTGAGTCGTATGGCTTGCTTTTGTCAGGGTCTTCGAACGGGTGATGGTCTTAAAATCGGAGAAGCGTATTTTGATCTCGACTGTGTGGGCAAAGAGATTCTGACGGCGCAAACGCCAGGCCACCTGCTCAGTCAAGGTCACCAGATGGGATTTTAGCAGATCAAAGTTCTCAAGATCCTTTTCAAAGGTTGTTTCATTTGAGATCGATTTTACTTCATGATCCGGGATCACCACCCGGGTATCCCGCCCACGCGAAAATGCCCAGAGTTGGTCACCCCATTTCCCAAAGAGTTCTCGAAGCATCAAGCGGGGTTGCTGGCGGACTTGATAGATGGTCCGGATCCCGCGTTGCATAAGCATCCGCTCTCCGGAAGTCCCAATCCCCCAGAGACGGCGGATAGGAAGCGGATCGAGAAAGGCTTGAACATCCTCCGGATTGACCACCAGGAACCCGTCTGGCTTTCCCAAGTCACTGGCGACCTTGGCCACAAATTTGTTGGGGGCAATTCCGACAGAGGCGCATAGCCGGGTCTTCTCCTTGATCTCCTGCTTGATCCGCCGTCCAATTTCTTCAAAATCTCCAAAGAGCCTTTCGCTTCCAGTGGCATCGAGAAAAGCCTCATCTAGAGAGAGGGGTTCCACCAACGGAGTGTATTTTTTGAAAATCATGTGGATTTGCTCAGAGACCTCTGCGTAATATCCAATTCGCGGCGATAGAAAAACGGCTTCTGGGCAGAGCCTTCGGGCCTTTGACGTGGGCATCGCACTATGGACCCCGAACGCGCGGACCTTATAGTTGGCGGCCGCGACCACCCCACGTCCCCTCGGACTCCCCCCGACGATAACGGGCTTCCCGCAAAGCTCCGGGCGATCCCGTTCCTCGATCGAAGCATAAAACGCATCCATGTCTATATGCAGAATCACCAGATCATTTTATTCTTCCCTCGGAAAGGCGTCAATACCGTTGAGTTTCCATCGCATAGGCCCTGAGAGTGTAACTATTCAGCATGCCCAGATTTTTCTTCAGGATAAGGCGCGAGGATTTGAGAACCACAGCAACACCACCATGGAGCAATGGGTCTCGCAGAGCCAAAGATGGGTGTGCTGAATAGTGACGTGAGAGTTTGCTATCATGGGCCATGTCTCAACGAAGAAGTTCTTCCCGGGTGGAGCGTCCCCCGTTACTAACACGGGACTTTCTCTTACTATTTATCTCGCACTTATTCTTTGGCTTCGCTTTCTGGCCTTATGTCTTCCTCCCGATCTTTCTTCAGGACTTCGGGGCAGATCTTGT includes:
- the dinB gene encoding DNA polymerase IV; its protein translation is MILHIDMDAFYASIEERDRPELCGKPVIVGGSPRGRGVVAAANYKVRAFGVHSAMPTSKARRLCPEAVFLSPRIGYYAEVSEQIHMIFKKYTPLVEPLSLDEAFLDATGSERLFGDFEEIGRRIKQEIKEKTRLCASVGIAPNKFVAKVASDLGKPDGFLVVNPEDVQAFLDPLPIRRLWGIGTSGERMLMQRGIRTIYQVRQQPRLMLRELFGKWGDQLWAFSRGRDTRVVIPDHEVKSISNETTFEKDLENFDLLKSHLVTLTEQVAWRLRRQNLFAHTVEIKIRFSDFKTITRSKTLTKASHTTQDFLKAAIGLLEANFSKKKGPVRLVGMGLSHLDSGFYVQGELFFDETDQKQQRIDAATDLIRSKYGASALKRGGGGASPE